CCGGGTTCCTTGCCGGCCAGCGGAACGCGACTCGTCTCTCGCGACTCGACGTATGGATCAACGGCTACGGCGGCGCCTCACATTCGATCGTGGAGTGCGCGCTGAAAGGGATCACCAACTGGGTCCTCGCTCGAGCGCTTTGCTCGCCGGTGCGCGACGTCGGCGGCCCCTACTCCTTCACCATCCCACCAACGCCGAAACCGTCCCCCGCTTCGCGTCTGGTAGTGAACCCGGTGATCGTGCACGACGAGACGGACTCCGCCCTGCGAACCGTCCCGGTGACCGCCGTCCCCGACCCGGCGACCGGTGCGGTGACGGTGTCGTTCGAGCTGCCGCACGCTCCCGCGCCGCAGCGCTTCGGGATCACCGTCGAGGCGGGTTGGACGAAGGACGTCGCCGCCGTTCGTCACCGCATCTCGTTGGACAGCATCCACATCGAACGCTCTCTCGACGGCGCCAGCGAGCCGAACCTGAACCCGGCCGGCGCGGCCGGCGAGCAGACGCCCGAGCCCGGGGACTGGGTCCTCTACGCGAGCGCCGGCGGCAGCTGGATCCGGCTCCCCCTCTACGAGGTCACCGACGATCAGACGATCCCGCTGGGTATCACGTTCGATCTGTGGCTCCCGCCGGGCGTCACACCGAAGCTCTACGTCAGCGGGCACGAGTGCGACGAGCCGCTCATGGACTGCCGCAGAGAGGCGTACGGCGCCGTCGCGCAGCCGCTCGAGTTCCTCGAGCTCGGGTTCAACGATCGCCCCGGACGCATCGAGCATCTCGGCGCCGGGGTCCCGCTCGTCGCGGGAACGAACTCGTATCACCCGGTAGCCAATCCCGATCCGGGCTCGGGATTCGAGGACTTCTCCGACGCGGTCTGCGGGCCCGACGCCTGCTACCAGCTCACCGCGACGTGGACGAGCGGCTGAGCCGCCGGGCATCCGAGAAGATCGCGTCGAGCATCGGCTCCGTCAGCTTCCCCGTGAACGTGTTCTGCTGGCTCGGGTGATACGAGCCGACAAGCATCCAGGGCCCGACCTCTGCGCGGACGCCGTGACCGAAGCGCGGCTTCGGCCTGAGCTTGTGCTCGAGCGAGCCCGCCGCGCGCAGGAAGCCGTCCCACGCGAACGAGCCGAGCGCGACGACGACGCGGACCTGATCGAGGAGGCGGATCTCGCGCACAAGGTACTCGAGGCAGTTGTCCCGCTCTTGGGGGATCGGCTTATTGCCGGGCGGCGCGCAGCGCACCACCGCAGCGATGTACGCGCCGCGCAGGCGGAGCCCGTCGTCCGCGGAGGTGCTCGCCGGCTGGTTGGCGAACCCGGCTCGGTGGAGCGCGCGGTACAGCCACTCGCCGGAGCGGTCGCCGGTGAAGGCGCGGCCGGTGCGGTTTCCCCCGTGCGCCGCCGGCGCGAGCCCAACGATGAGCAGCCGCGCGTCGGGATCGCCGAAACCGGGCACCGGACGCGCCCAGTAGCGCTCACCGCGATACCGGGCCGGTGCCTCGCGGGCGGCCTGCTCACGCCAGGCCACGAGCCGCGGACAGCGAAGGCATCCGACGACCTCGGCGGAGACGCGCTGGAGCGAATCGGACATCGCCCCAGGGTAGGGCACGTCGCCGATTGAGCGTCCGTCACGCGGGGAAGGAAGCGTACGGAGGTGATCGAGATGCGACTCAGGCTGGGACTAGCAGTGGGCTTCGCAGCGGGATACGTCCTGGGTGCGAAGGCCGGGCATCAGCGCTACGAGCAGATCGAGCAGATGACCCGAAAGATCTGGGAATCGCAGCAGGCGGAGAAGCTCCGGGCGGAGATCGGGCAGAAGCTCCCGGATGCCGTCACTGCCGCAGCGCACAAGGTCGGCGAGCTCCGTCACCGCAACGGCGAGGACGTCGTCATGCCGGCGGCGTTCCCGGCGTAAGCGCGCCGCCGCCGCCGGCGAGGGCCAAGGATGCTCTTCAAGTGTGTCTGACAAGACGACGTCAACTTGTCTGACATCGCTCCGGAGCACTTTCGGGGAACGGCTTAGCCGTTCATCCGATCGCGAGCACTTGGCACACACGCGTCGGCGCGAGCCCGACCTTGTCGCCACCAACGAACGCGTACACGTCGGCGCCCACCGTCGCGAGCCCCACGCCGTGGACCGGCACCGCGAGGTCTGGTAGCCGGGTCCACCTTCGGGCTGCCGGGTCGTAGGCCTCCACCTCGGGGAAG
The sequence above is drawn from the Actinomycetota bacterium genome and encodes:
- a CDS encoding uracil-DNA glycosylase; its protein translation is MSDSLQRVSAEVVGCLRCPRLVAWREQAAREAPARYRGERYWARPVPGFGDPDARLLIVGLAPAAHGGNRTGRAFTGDRSGEWLYRALHRAGFANQPASTSADDGLRLRGAYIAAVVRCAPPGNKPIPQERDNCLEYLVREIRLLDQVRVVVALGSFAWDGFLRAAGSLEHKLRPKPRFGHGVRAEVGPWMLVGSYHPSQQNTFTGKLTEPMLDAIFSDARRLSRSSTSR